The Bos taurus isolate L1 Dominette 01449 registration number 42190680 breed Hereford chromosome 18, ARS-UCD2.0, whole genome shotgun sequence genome has a window encoding:
- the PSMB10 gene encoding proteasome subunit beta type-10 isoform X1: MGRNAALQRALPGLRVPHARKTGTTIAGLVFQDGVILGADTRATNDSVVADKICEKIHFIAPKIYCCGAGVAADAEMTTRMAASNMELHALSTGRECRVATVTRMLRQTLFRYQGYVGASLIVGGVDFTGPQLYSVHPHGSYSRLPFTALGSGQDAAIAVLEDRFQPNMTLEAAQELLVEAITAGILGDLGSGGNVDACVITAAGAKMLRALSSPTKPIERSSQYRFAPGTTPVLSQTVVPLTLELVEETVQAMDVE; encoded by the exons AAACGCAGCCTTGCAACGCGCCCTCCCGGGGCTCCGGGTCCCTCACGCACGCAAGACCGGGACCACCATTGCAGGCCTTGTGTTCCAA gacgGGGTCATCTTGGGCGCGGATACTCGGGCCACTAACGATTCGGTCGTCGCGGACAAGATCTGTGAAAAGATCCACTTCATCGCCCCCAAAATCTA CTGCTGTGGGGCTGGAGTAGCCGCGGACGCCGAGATGACCACGCGGATGGCGGCGTCCAACATGGAGCTACACGCGCTGTCCACGGGCCGCGAGTGCCGCGTGGCCACCGTCACCCGCATGCTGCGCCAGACGCTCTTCCG GTACCAAGGCTACGTGGGAGCGTCGCTGATCGTGGGCGGCGTGGACTTCACAGGACCGCAGCTCTACAGCGTGCACCCCCATGGCTCCTACAGCCGGCTGCCCTTCACGGCCCTGG GATCCGGCCAGGATGCGGCCATAGCAGTGCTAGAGGACCGGTTCCAGCCGAACATGACG TTGGAGGCAGCGCAGGAGCTGCTGGTGGAAGCCATCACTGCAGGGATCCTGGGTGACCTGGGCTCTGGGGGTAATGTGGATGCATGTGTGATCACCGCGGCCGGTGCCAAGATGCTGCGAGCCCTGAGCTCTCCCACAAAGCCTATAGAGAG GTCCAGCCAGTACCGCTTTGCCCCTGGGACCACACCTGTCCTGTCCCAGACAGTGGTGCCGCTGACCCTGGAGCTGGTGGAGGAAACTGTGCAGGCCATGGATGTGGAGTGA
- the PSMB10 gene encoding proteasome subunit beta type-10: protein MQKTVLEPQRGFSFENCERNAALQRALPGLRVPHARKTGTTIAGLVFQDGVILGADTRATNDSVVADKICEKIHFIAPKIYCCGAGVAADAEMTTRMAASNMELHALSTGRECRVATVTRMLRQTLFRYQGYVGASLIVGGVDFTGPQLYSVHPHGSYSRLPFTALGSGQDAAIAVLEDRFQPNMTLEAAQELLVEAITAGILGDLGSGGNVDACVITAAGAKMLRALSSPTKPIERSSQYRFAPGTTPVLSQTVVPLTLELVEETVQAMDVE from the exons atgcagaagacagtGCTAGAGCCCCAAAGGGGTTTCTCCTTCGAGAACTGTGAGAG AAACGCAGCCTTGCAACGCGCCCTCCCGGGGCTCCGGGTCCCTCACGCACGCAAGACCGGGACCACCATTGCAGGCCTTGTGTTCCAA gacgGGGTCATCTTGGGCGCGGATACTCGGGCCACTAACGATTCGGTCGTCGCGGACAAGATCTGTGAAAAGATCCACTTCATCGCCCCCAAAATCTA CTGCTGTGGGGCTGGAGTAGCCGCGGACGCCGAGATGACCACGCGGATGGCGGCGTCCAACATGGAGCTACACGCGCTGTCCACGGGCCGCGAGTGCCGCGTGGCCACCGTCACCCGCATGCTGCGCCAGACGCTCTTCCG GTACCAAGGCTACGTGGGAGCGTCGCTGATCGTGGGCGGCGTGGACTTCACAGGACCGCAGCTCTACAGCGTGCACCCCCATGGCTCCTACAGCCGGCTGCCCTTCACGGCCCTGG GATCCGGCCAGGATGCGGCCATAGCAGTGCTAGAGGACCGGTTCCAGCCGAACATGACG TTGGAGGCAGCGCAGGAGCTGCTGGTGGAAGCCATCACTGCAGGGATCCTGGGTGACCTGGGCTCTGGGGGTAATGTGGATGCATGTGTGATCACCGCGGCCGGTGCCAAGATGCTGCGAGCCCTGAGCTCTCCCACAAAGCCTATAGAGAG GTCCAGCCAGTACCGCTTTGCCCCTGGGACCACACCTGTCCTGTCCCAGACAGTGGTGCCGCTGACCCTGGAGCTGGTGGAGGAAACTGTGCAGGCCATGGATGTGGAGTGA
- the PSMB10 gene encoding proteasome subunit beta type-10 isoform X2: MQKTVLEPQRGFSFENCERNAALQRALPGLRVPHARKTGTTIAGLVFQDGVILGADTRATNDSVVADKICEKIHFIAPKIYCCGAGVAADAEMTTRMAASNMELHALSTGRECRVATVTRMLRQTLFRYQGYVGASLIVGGVDFTGPQLYSVHPHGSYSRLPFTALGSGQDAAIAVLEDRFQPNMTVQPVPLCPWDHTCPVPDSGAADPGAGGGNCAGHGCGVKEGEA; the protein is encoded by the exons atgcagaagacagtGCTAGAGCCCCAAAGGGGTTTCTCCTTCGAGAACTGTGAGAG AAACGCAGCCTTGCAACGCGCCCTCCCGGGGCTCCGGGTCCCTCACGCACGCAAGACCGGGACCACCATTGCAGGCCTTGTGTTCCAA gacgGGGTCATCTTGGGCGCGGATACTCGGGCCACTAACGATTCGGTCGTCGCGGACAAGATCTGTGAAAAGATCCACTTCATCGCCCCCAAAATCTA CTGCTGTGGGGCTGGAGTAGCCGCGGACGCCGAGATGACCACGCGGATGGCGGCGTCCAACATGGAGCTACACGCGCTGTCCACGGGCCGCGAGTGCCGCGTGGCCACCGTCACCCGCATGCTGCGCCAGACGCTCTTCCG GTACCAAGGCTACGTGGGAGCGTCGCTGATCGTGGGCGGCGTGGACTTCACAGGACCGCAGCTCTACAGCGTGCACCCCCATGGCTCCTACAGCCGGCTGCCCTTCACGGCCCTGG GATCCGGCCAGGATGCGGCCATAGCAGTGCTAGAGGACCGGTTCCAGCCGAACATGACG GTCCAGCCAGTACCGCTTTGCCCCTGGGACCACACCTGTCCTGTCCCAGACAGTGGTGCCGCTGACCCTGGAGCTGGTGGAGGAAACTGTGCAGGCCATGGATGTGGAGTGAAGGAGGGTGAGGCTTAG